One stretch of Trichomycterus rosablanca isolate fTriRos1 chromosome 3, fTriRos1.hap1, whole genome shotgun sequence DNA includes these proteins:
- the rhbg gene encoding ammonium transporter Rh type B has protein sequence MASYSTNQRMKLPLVCIVLEVILIILFGVLVEYDDHTDPRKWHKNQTSVNNAENDFYFRYPSFQDVHVMIFIGFGFLMTFLQRYGFSSVGFNFLIAAFSLQWATLMQGFFHGLHHGKIHVGVESMINADFCTGSVLISFGAVLGKTSPFQMLVMAIFEVTLFAVNEFILLTLLAAKDAGGSMTIHTFGAYFGLMVTRVLYRPNLDKSKHKNGSVYHSDLFAMIGTIYLWMFWPSFNSAITAHGDDHQRTALNTYYSLASCTLATYAFSSLVNHEGKLDMVHIQNAALAGGVAVGTAGEMMLTPYGSMIVGFLAGTISVLGYKYLTPVLESKLKIQDTCGVHNLHGMPGILGAIVGAVTAAAATTSAYGKGMKDVFPDFQETGASGQGLMQAISLAVTLGMALFGGLIVGFILKLPIFGAPPDTQCFEDGIYWELPGEEETGDELTAVNSAEESEKLNG, from the exons ATGGCTAGTTACTCCACCAACCAGCGCATGAAACTACCCTTGGTGTGCATCGTGCTCGAGGTCATTCTCATCATCCTCTTCGGTGTGCTAGTGGAGTATGATGACCACACCGACCCCCGCAAATGGCACAAGAATCAGACGAGTGTCAATAACGCCGAGAACGATTTCTACTTCAGATATCCCA GTTTCCAAGATGTCCATGTGATGATCTTCATCGGCTTCGGGTTCCTCATGACGTTCCTGCAGCGTTATGGCTTCAGCAGTGTTGGGTTTAACTTCCTCATTGCTGCTTTTTCTTTGCAGTGGGCCACGCTCATGCAGGGCTTCTTCCATGGCTTACATCATGGCAAGATCCACGTTGGAGTGGAGAG CATGATCAATGCAGACTTCTGCACCGGCTCAGTGCTGATCTCATTTGGAGCCGTACTGGGCAAGACAAGCCCATTCCAGATGCTGGTCATGGCCATCTTTGAGGTCACGCTGTTTGCTGTGAACGAGTTTATTCTCCTCACTCTTTTGGCT GCAAAAGATGCCGGGGGATCGATGACCATCCATACATTCGGAGCGTACTTTGGACTGATGGTGACACGTGTGCTGTACAGGCCCAACCTGGACAAGAGCAAGCACAAGAACGGCTCTGTGTACCATTCTGACCTCTTTGCCATGATCG GTACAATCTacctgtggatgttctggcccaGCTTCAACTCGGCCATCACTGCTCATGGAGATGACCACCAACGCACTGCCCTCAACACATACTACTCTCTGGCATCCTGCACACTCGCCACATACGCCTTCTCTTCTTTGGTCAACCATGAAGGAAAACTCGACATG GTGCACATTCAGAATGCCGCGCTGGCGGGCGGTGTCGCTGTGGGAACTGCTGGTGAGATGATGCTGACCCCGTATGGCTCCATGATCGTGGGATTTCTTGCTGGAACAATCTCAGTGCTGGGGTATAAGTACCTCACT CCTGTTTTAGAGTCAAAATTAAAGATCCAAGATACGTGTGGTGTTCATAACCTACATGGCATGCCTGGCATCCTGGGCGCCATCGTCGGAGCCGTCACTGCTGCTGCAGCAACAACTTCTGCGTATGGCAAAGG AATGAAGGATGTGTTCCCCGATTTCCAGGAAACAGGAGCATCTGGTCAGGGTTTGATGCAGGCCATCTCTTTAGCTGTCACACTAGGCATGGCTCTGTTTGGTGGACTCATTGTTG GGTTCATTCTTAAGCTGCCCATTTTTGGAGCCCCACCGGACACTCAGTGCTTTGAGGATGGAATCTACTGGGAG TTGCCAGGAGAAGAGGAGACCGGCGATGAGCTGACAGCTGTGAATTCAGCGGAAGAATCAGAGAAACTCAACGGTTAA